The Dehalococcoidia bacterium genomic interval TGGTACGCTGAAAGAATGCCATGTCCAGGGGGGAGCCTGACTGACAAGGCTCCCTTCATTCCAGTTTTATTGCCACTGAAGGGCGAACTCGTCCTTGGGCGAACCGTTGATATCCAGCCCCGCAGGGACCATGATGTTTTCATTGACGCGATTCATCGAGTAGACGCTGTCATCTGAAATCTTGAATCTGCCCTGAGGTCCGCCCAGTATGAAGTACTTGCCTGCTTCATACTTTTGAAGGAACAGCACGTACTGTTCTCCCGGAGCCATCAACGGATCATCGTTGATTTGCTGCTGTTTCGCACTCGCGCCTGTTTGGTGAATCGATATCTGTTGTGCCTCTGTCTTGCCCTTGAGTACTTCCTCCACGTCAAAGGCAAAGTCTGTGCCGTAAAGAACAAACCCCTTCGTTTCCTTTCCCAGACCTTCAGGTTGTTCGGAGAGCACCTTGTCGATCGTGCCCACGGCTACCAGGTCGGCTGCGGCGTGCAGGTCTTGAATACTTAGATAGGCGTAGGCCCAACTTGCTGAAAGCTCACTCGACGATTGGCCTGAAACCTGACCAGGATTGTCCGACTCGTTGTCGCCTGCCACGGCGGTGACAACGATGATCGGGACTGCAATCACTGCGGCCAGGATCAGTGTGATACCCAGTTTCTTTTTCATCATGTCCTCCTTGCTTTTGATGTTGCGGGGGCAGAAGGTTCCATATGGTGCGGGACCCACCTGAGATTCTTCCGATGTGAAGACGCCGCCAGCAATGATTTTGCTCTCGCTGGGCTGCCAAAACGGCTAGATCAGGGGATCGACTATAGCAAAAAGTTGGATTATCGACGCTGAATGTGACCTCGTATCTCTGCATCCTGGTGATCTTACCGAAGACCTTACGCCCACCCGCATATGACTGCCTCTTGCGGAGGTTATCAATAGGCTTCCTTATTCCCAAGCGCCTCGTTATTTTGCAGGGTAAGCACTTTGGGCCCCAAGTGTCTGCTCCACTGCCTCCCTGAGAAGTCCATGTGTGTCCTCGAGGATAGGGTAATCGCCCACATGTATTCCCGTTTCTTCCAAGCTGATAATATCACTCACTGTGATATCGCCTTTAGATTGCGAGTGGAACACCAGGCGGAATATCGTCTGAGGGCCACCAGCGAGGGGGCCACCTATGTACACGTAGTCGGGACGCACGGGCAAGATGTTCACCATGCTCATGAGTTGCATAATGACCTGGCTATCCGTGAGAATCTTTACCGTCGGCACGAAATCTGAGAAATAGGTCGCTGTTATGCTGTCAATATCGTCCGGCAATTGCTCTTCAGGTGGCTTGGGCAAGGGAACGCTGTAGGTCACCAACAGCTCGAAGACCGGGGCACCAGGCACGTCATATACATGGACCTGCACGCTCAGTAGAGGCTGTGAAGGAAGGAAGAAAGCCATATTTCGACCGCTGATTGTCTCTTCACCACCGTGGCCACCCTCGAGATACTTTCGGTAGCCCTTAGGATGGAGTTCATTCGCATACCAGCTCAGAATATCATCCTCGGTCGCTTGCACTGTATACTGGGCAGACGCCGACTGGTATCCAGGCCTTGAGACACCAGCGTAAAGTGGCAGAGAGATAGGGAACGAGGGTGGGCCGAAGCCGGGGTTTAAGAATGTCGTAGGTATAGCGCCAGGATAGACGGGCAAGCCTGCTAAAACATCGCCAGGCAGGATAGTATGTTCGGAAGTCACTGGTGCGGCCAACGGACTAGGATTTGCAGACGGCGGAGGGCTTTGCGGGGGTGCAGTAGTCACTAAGCCTGTTTGCCCACAGGAACCGAAACAAATAAGCGAATATATTGCGATCATCAGGGTCGCAACAACTTTTGCCATATAAACCTCCCTAGGGCCTCCATGTCCACATATCGTACATCATATCATACATCGGTGAGCCTCTTTCTTCGTTATTACAATATTCAAACGAGCAGCAGTTTGGTCTCTTTCTTAAGCATGCTGCTTACAACTTAGATTGGGCAGAATAGAAACGTCTGCTTTGACGGCGTTTCCATTCTGCCCATTTGCATTAAAACTTGCGGCTCAAATCAGCCCGGACGCGAGGGCCAGCGATTGCGATTCGGAGCTGCAAAAGTTTCCATGCTAGACTAATCGGCCCGATCAATATGCAAGCAGGATTTTGTCAAGATGGAATGATGCCGTATTACATTGAGCAAGATGCCCAGTTATCGCGTCATTAATTGGCAGATGTCCCCCTGCTGTATATATTTGAAAGATTGAATCTGAACCCCAACACTCAAAACCTCTGTCAACCGCGAGGGGGACATTTATGGGATTGGTAAATCCTGTATACCAGTTAGCATTAGTGTTAACATTCTCAAAAAATACGCCTGTATCATCGCTGAGAACAAGACGTGACCCTGCTCCACTACAATTTACATATTGAAATGCACTAGTTTGATAATCTAGGACTGACAATTGCCAGTGTGACGAACTGTAATACATCGTGAATAAATACGGATGACCAACAACGTACGGCACATTCGGGAACGGCACGAACTCGCAAGTAGGACTGACAGCATAGCCATTTTGGCCAGCCCCTTGAAAGTAAACTTGGCCCACCTGCAGAAAAGCGTTGTTGTCAGTCCAACCGTTGTCCATAAGGGCACTGTACGCATTTTGGTTGTTGCCTACTTGTGGTGCGGTCCACCTCACGTTTTGGTTAACTATGGTCATGGTTCCAGGGTCGAGATTCTGGTCAACAGCATAGGCATGGTGCGCAGCCCACTGCTGCTGCACAGCAACTGATTTACCGTTGGTTGAACTGCTTGGGCCTAATTTTGGTAGGGACCCATGCTTATCACAAAACTTATTGATTTCTGTATTACGCTTCTCATATTCCGACCTAGATGTGTTCGGTCCCCCAACCACAAATACTAGCCATCCTTGGGGCAGCGGGTGTGCCGTCAGATATTTTGATACTGTTGCCTTTTCAAGTGATTCATCAAGAGTACCTGCAGTATCCTGAACAACAATACGCACCTCTCCAGCTTGCATTCCTCTGGTGTTCTCAGCGGTATGCACGAAAATAACAGGCAAACCACCGATATCTTTCGGTACAGCGTATCCGTTGATGGCCTCTGGTGAAAACGAATCGTCATTATAGCCATCTGCGAAGACTGGCATTACCATCATCAGGACGAGTATCACCACGACTAGCAGTACACCTAGCTTACTGAAACTTTTCATTGTCAACTTCCTCCTTCCTATACTTAGTCAGCGAAAATGGGACAATAACGGCTCCGGGAATAGTGGACACTTTAGGGGCCATGCCCCTTCTACCCGGTTTGGTTTTTATTCAAGGAAACGAACATCCTCCCGTAGATCATGAAACCTGACAGGACTCAATGTCATTCGCCCAACCGATGGTAGACAGATTATAAAATGTATTCTGTGCAATACACAGAGGATATCCGTAATAATCTGTATACCTATAGCAAAGAGCCCAAGCTGACCCGTAAGTCTGGGCCCAATAAGCCTTATTGGCGAAGTACCAGTCTGATAGATCGGGATAAGACTGGTATTGAAGTCCATAAAAATCATCATAATAGTAGCGATCCTGCATATAGAGAAAATTACTCCGCAGCAGGCCATTGGGATCTTCTACGTTTGTATATGATCTTGCCGCTTCGAGCATATCTGCCATTGTGAGCATGCCATGAGCTTTAGCATATTTGTCGAACGATTCAATAGACTCATAGGCTATCGGATGGGGTTCTTCGCATGTCACGATCATGCCGATTGACCCGCCGTCGGCCCAGATATCATCCTGTATCTTGTTGAATTTGTCTGGCTGATATAACACCCCATTGAACATGATCGGGACTGACACATGTCGGGAAATCATCTCCTCCTGTGAAATGATCGGAGCGGATTCTGCTGAGACCGCAGGTGCCACTGCTACCAGCATGATCACCATGGCAAGAATGATTGGCAGACAGAACTTCAGTCCTCTCAGGTATTCCATTTTCATCTTCATGACATTTCCTCCATTACGTTTTTGATTTCTTGGTTTCCAATGAAAGCGCGCTGTTCTATCTCTCTTCTTGGTTGGAATCAAGTCATCGCCACCTCCTTATTGGAGCCCATTATTGAGCCCTCAGCGGCTGAATCACCAGACCTTCAAAGTGAATCCTGCCCTGGAATTCGTTATCCGGAGCGGAAACGAGGTCCACATTTCCAGTGAACGGTTTCTCGATTTCAGTCTTGAAGAACTCCCCGCTGTAGCGAATCCAGCCCTCTTCCCAGTGGGGCTGACCGTCATATGTCCGGATTTCATCCGCCCACCAGTAGGCTCCATCGGACTTGAGGTTGATAATCAGGCGCATCTCCCTCTCGCGTTCAAACCAACTCCAGTTCAAAGCGCCATATGAGTAACCTGTTGGGTCTAAATTGATACCGCCCTGAACCAGGACGTGGTCGACTTGCCCCAGGTATTTTACCCCGTCTGCCTCGGTGTAAAAATCCGCGGCGGTGAGAACGACGGTAGGCGTTTCGACCCGGATGGCGTTCTTGCCGCTTTCGCTTGCCGTCCAGGTGTAGGTGCCGTTAGCCCCGTAATTCCAGGGACGGCCATTAGCCAACTGGCTCACTTCATTCTTATCAAGGTCCGTCACCACTATAATGCGCAGGATATTGTTTCCGTCGGCATCCCAATCATGATACATGGCGTAATTCAAGGCGTATCTGATGTGATACCATTGTGATTCAGGCACGGAGAGGTACACCACACCGACCCTCGGGCCCCAGTAGGCCGTGTGCTCCACATCTTCGATGGCACAACCGAGTGCTATGAGTTCCTGAACTCTGGGGTCGGCGGCAGCGATCTCCTTTGCTTGCGCTACATCCGCATCGCTTAGCTCTGTAGGTTCCGCAATGGTGCTAGATCCGCCGGTCATCCCTTTTCGGATGGGCAGCACTTCCTTCTTGTTGAGATCGACTCTCACCATTCCGACATAATCGTACAGGACGTAACGTCCTTCAGGCTCGATAATCCGTTCATGTGCGCTCTCCGGCACATCGAATATTACCTCGATCACGCGGGGAGCCTGAGGCCAGTGGTACACCTCCGAGATGGTGTATCCCTGGGCAAGCAAATCCTGGACTTCGGGATTAGCTTTGGCGATTCTGATCGCCTCCTGGATGTCATCCTCGGTCGGCCCCACGCTCACCTGAACCACCACCACCGGCACCGACAGCATCACCTGTGCCCGCACGTCCGAGACTTGCTTCTGGCTCAGGTTTACCTCGATTTCATAGCTGCCGACCGGGGCACACCGCCGGTTTGCTTCCGGCATGAGGGTCACTTGGGCTGTCCTGTCGGAACCGGCGGGTGATTTGTTGCTCACGTCCGCAACCACAAACCCCTGGGCCAACAGGTCTTGGACTTTGGGATCGGCGGTGGCGATATCCATCGCTTCCTGCCGCTCGGTCTCGCTCAGGGCATATTCCAACTGCACTATCGGAACGAACGTCTCCCACCCCTCCACTCTGAGCAATTGTCCGGTATCGAGGTCCACCCAGGCAAAGAGGCCCTCCACACGGTAGTTGCCGTTGATAATGGACTGACCTTCGATATCTCCGGGCAGAAAGAACACCCTAGCTGCATTCCCTCCCTCAGGCATGTTGCCGAATCCGTTGCTGGGTAGCAAGACTCCCTGCGGGAAACCGCCTGCCGCCAGAAACTCCTGCACCCTGGAATCAGTCTCAGCGACCCCAATTGCTTCCTGCGCTTGCGCTCGTTGCGCAGGGTCATCCATTGTGTCCGGCAAAGCGAAAAGGTCAAATCCAATCCACTTGTCCGTCTCCACCACGGCCTCGGCACTGGTGTCAACCTCGAAGGTCACCCGTTTCCCCTCTGTGGTGATGAAAGTGACCGTCGCTCGGTTGCCCTGCTCCACCACCTTCT includes:
- a CDS encoding zf-HC2 domain-containing protein, with product MNCDRVRHLLLAYLDNEVADADGKNIKAHIEGCLRCRQEADTLIQMQKQLRTTLNTLTEGSSQPEETWARISQRITSEGLTSQALPSIGKSGKDFMFIEPVRRIRMFLFGRSKWRLAAIGSALVALVIALSLILPSSGGHDKALAEEIARNSEAFKIALDGERDVRLEKVVEQGNRATVTFITTEGKRVTFEVDTSAEAVVETDKWIGFDLFALPDTMDDPAQRAQAQEAIGVAETDSRVQEFLAAGGFPQGVLLPSNGFGNMPEGGNAARVFFLPGDIEGQSIINGNYRVEGLFAWVDLDTGQLLRVEGWETFVPIVQLEYALSETERQEAMDIATADPKVQDLLAQGFVVADVSNKSPAGSDRTAQVTLMPEANRRCAPVGSYEIEVNLSQKQVSDVRAQVMLSVPVVVVQVSVGPTEDDIQEAIRIAKANPEVQDLLAQGYTISEVYHWPQAPRVIEVIFDVPESAHERIIEPEGRYVLYDYVGMVRVDLNKKEVLPIRKGMTGGSSTIAEPTELSDADVAQAKEIAAADPRVQELIALGCAIEDVEHTAYWGPRVGVVYLSVPESQWYHIRYALNYAMYHDWDADGNNILRIIVVTDLDKNEVSQLANGRPWNYGANGTYTWTASESGKNAIRVETPTVVLTAADFYTEADGVKYLGQVDHVLVQGGINLDPTGYSYGALNWSWFEREREMRLIINLKSDGAYWWADEIRTYDGQPHWEEGWIRYSGEFFKTEIEKPFTGNVDLVSAPDNEFQGRIHFEGLVIQPLRAQ